The following proteins are co-located in the Spinactinospora alkalitolerans genome:
- a CDS encoding PadR family transcriptional regulator, producing MSATRLLVLGVVRIHGRANGYQVWRELMSWGVEKWANTKTGSVYHALRQLTKKEMLSATGDGDGDGGDRAEPTVYELTEAGETEFLRLLDDALMRADAKPDLLGAGVTFMCARPRAHVVLLLGFRLRALEAERDNLRSMLKNSDPWGKPEHVQELFGLWVSEVEAAVGWTRGLIERLEAGAYTMADDPGAEFGAPGALPNGL from the coding sequence ATGTCGGCGACGCGGCTGCTGGTCCTGGGCGTGGTGCGCATTCACGGTCGGGCCAACGGCTATCAGGTGTGGCGCGAGCTGATGTCCTGGGGCGTCGAAAAGTGGGCCAACACCAAGACCGGTTCGGTGTACCACGCGCTCAGGCAGCTCACCAAGAAGGAGATGCTGAGCGCGACCGGGGACGGCGACGGTGACGGCGGCGACCGGGCCGAGCCGACGGTCTATGAGCTGACCGAGGCCGGCGAGACCGAGTTCCTGCGGCTGCTCGACGACGCGCTCATGCGGGCCGACGCAAAGCCCGACCTGCTGGGGGCCGGCGTCACCTTCATGTGCGCCCGCCCGCGCGCCCACGTCGTCCTGCTGCTCGGCTTCCGGCTGCGGGCGCTGGAGGCCGAACGCGACAACCTGCGGTCGATGCTGAAGAACAGCGACCCGTGGGGCAAGCCCGAGCACGTCCAGGAGCTGTTCGGGCTGTGGGTCTCCGAGGTCGAGGCCGCGGTCGGCTGGACGCGCGGGCTCATCGAGCGCCTGGAGGCCGGCGCCTACACCATGGCCGACGACCCCGGTGCGGAGTTCGGCGCGCCCGGCGCGCTCCCGAACGGCCTCTGA
- a CDS encoding hemolysin family protein — translation MGEVVQNIGIVLLFIVIGGFFAGSEIALISLRDSQVRGMAARGGRGQRVANLAADPNRFLSAVQIGVTLAGFMSAAFGGAVLAPYLSPLLVAMGLPEGAAGTVALVVITLITSYVSLVIGELVPKRMALQRAEGISLIVAPVLDRIASLARPAIWLLSVSTNLVVRLLGGDPRADREEITEEEVRDIVAEHESLGADERGIISRVFITADRPLREVMVPRTEVNFIEAGTSIDEAARTALTSEFSRFPVYDGGYDRVIGFVHVRDLLQRSSESGDASVRGIVREVPFLPSTKQVLDSMTEMRGGGHHMAIVLDEYGGTAGIATLEDLVEELVGEIRDEYDRPEKGVRHLQDASIEVSGLLNLTEFAEQTGLRLPKGAYETAAGYVMTALGRVPSVGASVDTEEGHRLTVAEMDGRRVDRIRVTPPAEGDGRVPARPDAPAE, via the coding sequence GTGGGCGAAGTCGTGCAGAACATCGGGATCGTCCTGCTGTTCATCGTCATCGGCGGCTTCTTCGCGGGGTCGGAGATCGCGCTGATCTCGCTGCGAGACTCCCAGGTGCGCGGCATGGCCGCTCGGGGCGGGCGCGGGCAGCGGGTCGCCAACCTGGCGGCCGACCCCAACCGCTTCCTCTCCGCGGTCCAGATCGGTGTGACGCTCGCGGGCTTCATGTCGGCCGCGTTCGGCGGCGCCGTGCTCGCCCCCTACCTCTCACCCCTGCTCGTCGCCATGGGCCTGCCGGAGGGCGCCGCGGGAACGGTCGCGCTCGTCGTCATCACCCTGATCACCTCTTATGTGTCACTGGTGATCGGTGAGCTCGTGCCCAAGCGCATGGCCCTCCAGAGAGCCGAGGGCATCTCACTGATCGTGGCACCCGTCCTCGACCGCATCGCGTCACTGGCGCGCCCGGCCATCTGGCTGCTGTCGGTGTCGACCAACCTCGTCGTCCGGCTGCTCGGCGGCGATCCCAGGGCCGACCGGGAGGAGATCACCGAGGAGGAGGTGCGCGACATCGTCGCCGAGCACGAGAGCCTCGGCGCGGACGAGCGCGGCATCATCTCCCGGGTGTTCATCACCGCCGACCGACCGCTGCGCGAGGTCATGGTGCCGCGCACCGAGGTGAATTTCATCGAGGCCGGGACCTCCATCGACGAGGCCGCGCGCACGGCGTTGACCAGCGAGTTCTCCCGGTTCCCCGTCTACGACGGCGGCTACGACCGGGTGATCGGCTTCGTGCACGTCCGCGACCTGCTCCAGCGGTCCTCCGAAAGCGGAGACGCGAGCGTCCGCGGCATCGTCCGCGAGGTCCCGTTCCTGCCGTCGACCAAGCAGGTTCTCGACTCCATGACGGAGATGCGCGGCGGCGGCCACCACATGGCGATCGTGCTCGACGAGTACGGCGGTACGGCGGGCATCGCCACGTTGGAGGACCTGGTGGAGGAACTGGTCGGCGAGATCCGCGACGAGTACGACCGTCCTGAGAAGGGCGTGCGGCACCTGCAGGACGCGTCGATCGAGGTGTCGGGGCTGCTGAATCTGACCGAGTTCGCGGAGCAGACCGGCCTGCGGCTGCCCAAGGGGGCCTACGAGACGGCCGCCGGCTACGTCATGACGGCGCTCGGCCGGGTGCCCTCCGTCGGCGCGTCGGTCGACACTGAGGAGGGCCACCGCCTGACGGTCGCCGAGATGGACGGCCGCCGCGTGGACCGCATCCGGGTGACCCCTCCGGCGGAGGGGGACGGACGGGTGCCCGCCCGTCCCGACGCCCCGGCGGAGTGA
- a CDS encoding ABC transporter: protein MTTTMTPRDGRPRRDAGAPASGGGLPGAVTAEWTKLWSLRSTWICIGLTLLLSVGVAWLMGYSLHESGRATAMTANGLTPTAIALPQFAIITLASLVVTGEYATGAVRTTLTTVPRRGTALAAKAVVLTATASLTGAAVGLACYAMGALIFGPDLVFEAADLARGVLGTALCLAALSLLTLGLGTALRSTAGTVTAVIGLLLGVPMIAQVVGNRTLLEIVDHTPNAASQVVLSGMTDPYSTGLGVTLLLAWAAAALAAGYAVLRGRDA, encoded by the coding sequence ATGACCACCACGATGACCCCCCGGGACGGCCGCCCGCGCCGCGACGCGGGCGCCCCCGCGAGCGGCGGGGGCCTGCCCGGCGCCGTGACCGCCGAATGGACCAAGCTGTGGAGCCTGCGCTCCACCTGGATCTGCATCGGTTTGACGCTGCTGCTCAGCGTGGGCGTGGCCTGGCTGATGGGGTACTCGCTGCACGAGAGCGGCCGGGCGACCGCCATGACCGCCAACGGGCTCACCCCGACCGCGATCGCGCTGCCGCAGTTCGCGATCATCACGCTCGCCTCGCTGGTGGTGACCGGTGAGTACGCGACCGGGGCGGTGCGCACCACGCTCACCACCGTTCCCCGGCGCGGCACCGCGCTCGCCGCGAAGGCCGTCGTGCTCACCGCCACGGCGTCGCTCACCGGTGCGGCGGTCGGGCTGGCCTGCTACGCGATGGGCGCGCTGATCTTCGGCCCCGACCTGGTGTTCGAGGCCGCCGACCTCGCCCGCGGCGTGCTCGGCACCGCGCTCTGCCTGGCGGCGCTCTCACTGCTCACCCTGGGCCTGGGCACGGCGCTGCGCAGCACCGCGGGCACGGTGACCGCGGTGATCGGCCTGCTGCTGGGCGTACCGATGATCGCCCAGGTCGTCGGCAACCGGACCCTGCTGGAGATCGTCGACCACACGCCCAACGCGGCGAGCCAGGTCGTGCTGAGCGGGATGACGGACCCCTACTCCACGGGCCTGGGCGTCACGCTGCTGCTGGCGTGGGCCGCGGCCGCCCTGGCGGCCGGCTACGCCGTGCTGCGCGGACGCGACGCCTGA
- a CDS encoding response regulator, with the protein MIRVLLADDEAMIRAGVRAILGADPGIEVVAEAADGREAVELARAHRPDVALVDIRMPRLDGLAAAAEIRRAVPETAVAILTTFGEDDYIARALGDGASGFLLKAGDPRELIAGVRAVADGAAFLSPKVAHRVITELSGGRMSRGAEARRRTEELTGRERDVLALLGAGLSNAEIARRLHLVEGTVKSYVSTILNRLGVRNRVQAAIVAHEAGLVPGE; encoded by the coding sequence ATGATTCGGGTCCTGCTGGCCGATGACGAGGCCATGATCCGCGCGGGGGTGCGGGCGATCCTCGGAGCCGATCCGGGGATCGAGGTGGTCGCCGAGGCCGCGGACGGGCGCGAGGCGGTGGAGCTGGCCCGCGCCCACCGGCCCGACGTCGCGCTGGTCGACATCCGCATGCCCAGGCTCGACGGGCTGGCCGCCGCGGCGGAGATCCGGCGCGCGGTGCCCGAGACCGCCGTCGCCATCCTGACGACGTTCGGCGAGGACGACTACATCGCCCGGGCGCTCGGCGACGGGGCCAGCGGGTTCCTGCTCAAGGCCGGGGACCCCCGCGAGCTGATCGCGGGCGTGCGCGCGGTCGCCGACGGGGCGGCCTTCCTCTCGCCCAAGGTCGCGCACCGGGTCATCACCGAGTTGAGCGGCGGCCGGATGTCGCGCGGCGCCGAGGCCAGGCGCCGGACCGAGGAGCTCACCGGCCGCGAGCGCGACGTGCTGGCGCTGCTGGGCGCCGGGCTGTCCAACGCCGAGATCGCGCGCCGCCTCCATTTGGTGGAGGGCACCGTCAAGAGCTACGTCAGCACCATCCTGAACCGGCTGGGGGTGCGCAACCGGGTGCAGGCCGCCATCGTCGCCCACGAGGCCGGGCTGGTCCCCGGCGAATGA
- a CDS encoding ABC transporter ATP-binding protein → MISLRGLTKRYGDKTAVDDLTCEIAPGRVTGFLGPNGAGKSTTMRMVLGLDRPTSGRASVNGRHYAELRHPLREVGALLDAKAVHPGRSARSHLLAMARSNGVPARRVDEVLETVGLTEVARKRAGSFSLGMGQRLGIAGALLGDPGVLMFDEPVNGLDPDGVRWVRGLMRSLAAEGRTVFVSSHLMSEMQETADQLLVIGRGRLIADAPLEEVITGSSLNAVRVRSPRAGELREQLALAGARIEQPTEQELIVTGTTIERIGGIAHQAGVLLHELSPRSASLEQAYMELTASSVEYAAPAPDRGTAPDQPRKAQV, encoded by the coding sequence ATGATCAGTCTTCGAGGATTGACCAAGCGCTACGGGGACAAGACCGCGGTCGACGACCTCACCTGCGAGATCGCTCCGGGCAGGGTCACCGGGTTCCTCGGCCCCAACGGAGCGGGAAAGTCCACCACCATGCGCATGGTCCTCGGCCTGGACCGGCCCACCTCCGGCCGGGCCTCGGTCAACGGCAGGCACTACGCCGAGCTGCGCCACCCGCTGCGCGAGGTCGGCGCGCTGCTGGACGCCAAGGCCGTCCACCCCGGCCGCAGCGCCCGCAGCCACCTGCTGGCCATGGCCCGCAGCAACGGTGTTCCGGCGCGCCGCGTCGACGAGGTCCTGGAGACGGTCGGCCTGACCGAGGTGGCGCGCAAGCGCGCCGGGTCGTTCTCGCTGGGGATGGGCCAGCGGCTGGGCATCGCCGGGGCGCTGCTGGGCGACCCGGGCGTGCTGATGTTCGACGAACCGGTCAACGGCCTGGACCCCGACGGCGTGCGCTGGGTCCGCGGCCTCATGCGCTCACTGGCCGCCGAGGGGCGCACCGTCTTCGTCTCCAGCCACCTCATGAGCGAAATGCAGGAGACCGCCGATCAGCTGCTCGTCATCGGCAGGGGCCGGCTGATCGCCGACGCACCGCTGGAGGAGGTCATCACCGGCAGCTCGCTCAACGCCGTCCGGGTCCGCAGCCCGCGGGCCGGGGAGCTGCGGGAGCAGCTCGCCCTGGCCGGAGCGCGGATCGAGCAGCCGACCGAGCAGGAGCTCATCGTCACCGGAACCACGATCGAGCGGATCGGCGGCATCGCCCACCAGGCCGGCGTTCTGCTGCACGAGCTCAGCCCCCGCTCGGCCTCCCTGGAGCAGGCCTACATGGAGCTGACCGCATCCAGCGTGGAGTACGCAGCCCCGGCCCCCGACCGCGGCACCGCCCCCGACCAGCCCAGGAAAGCGCAGGTGTAG
- a CDS encoding DUF4031 domain-containing protein, with protein MSILIDPPAWPGPRGLLWSHLVSDVSYAELHAFARRLGVPQRGFDRDHYDVPETLHARAVELGALEVSSRTIVARLHASGLRRRKVGRILV; from the coding sequence GTGAGCATCCTCATCGATCCCCCGGCCTGGCCCGGGCCGCGCGGCCTGCTGTGGTCGCACCTGGTCAGCGACGTCTCCTACGCCGAACTGCACGCGTTCGCCCGCCGGCTCGGCGTGCCGCAGCGCGGGTTCGACCGCGACCACTACGACGTGCCGGAGACGCTGCACGCGCGCGCCGTCGAGCTGGGCGCGCTGGAGGTGTCCAGCAGGACGATCGTCGCCCGGCTGCACGCCTCGGGGCTACGACGGCGCAAGGTGGGGCGCATCCTCGTCTGA
- a CDS encoding ATP-binding protein — MSAPHPRNRLSLTGYLFIAHVLLLTAALGITGALWIAQHDRDIDRQYTERVLAIARSVAVLPDIRAAFALEDPAAVIDPIADRINTATGAQYIVVADTDGTRHSHVNDALIGRTVSTPPGPAARGQEWTGVQTGTEGRSVRAKVPVFDGSGGVVGYVSVGILEADVDSVAATALPAILGTISAVLVLGAGAAYVLSRRVRAKTHGLEPAEITALLEGREALLYGVREGVLALDAEGRITLVNEPARAMLELTGDREGHRLDELGLDSRLHDVLSGADPGADRIVLVGPRVLVCNRMPVRVRGQDGGAVVTLRDRTELDRLAGELDGARTLTRGLRAQSHEFANRIHTVAGMLELGAYDDARSYLDGLSAAHARTSTGIAERISDPALAALVLAKSAQAAERGAELRLSPLTRIAEPLPTELRSDLLLVVGNLADNALESVAGAGPRGWVELMVLRHPAGEELPHDLVEVRIVDSGPGVDPAMTAEIFAFGFTTKVARDGGSRGLGLALVRQTCESRGGEVWVESPDGSDAPDAAEFSAFTAYLPVVETAAGAGAGAR; from the coding sequence ATGTCCGCGCCGCACCCCCGCAACCGGTTGTCCCTCACGGGGTACCTGTTCATCGCCCACGTGCTGCTGCTGACCGCGGCGCTGGGCATCACCGGCGCGCTGTGGATCGCCCAGCACGACCGCGACATCGACCGGCAGTACACCGAGCGGGTGCTGGCGATCGCCAGGTCGGTCGCCGTCCTGCCCGACATCCGCGCGGCGTTCGCCCTGGAGGACCCGGCCGCCGTGATCGACCCGATCGCCGACCGGATCAACACCGCGACGGGCGCCCAGTACATCGTCGTCGCCGACACCGACGGCACCCGCCACTCCCACGTCAACGACGCGCTGATCGGGCGGACGGTGTCCACGCCGCCCGGGCCGGCGGCGCGCGGCCAGGAGTGGACCGGCGTGCAGACCGGCACCGAGGGCCGCAGCGTGCGCGCCAAGGTCCCCGTGTTCGACGGCTCCGGCGGGGTCGTCGGCTACGTGTCGGTCGGCATCCTGGAGGCCGACGTCGACTCCGTGGCCGCCACCGCGCTGCCGGCCATCCTCGGCACGATCTCGGCCGTGCTGGTGTTGGGCGCCGGCGCGGCCTACGTGCTGTCGCGCCGGGTCCGGGCCAAGACGCACGGTCTGGAGCCGGCCGAGATCACCGCGCTGCTGGAGGGGCGCGAGGCTCTGCTGTACGGCGTGCGCGAGGGCGTGCTGGCGCTGGACGCGGAGGGCAGGATCACGCTGGTCAACGAGCCGGCCCGGGCGATGCTGGAACTGACCGGCGACCGCGAGGGCCACCGGCTCGACGAGCTCGGGCTCGACTCCCGGCTGCACGACGTCCTCTCCGGCGCCGACCCGGGCGCCGACCGGATCGTCCTGGTCGGCCCGCGGGTGCTGGTGTGCAACCGGATGCCGGTGCGCGTGCGCGGCCAGGACGGCGGCGCGGTCGTGACGCTGCGCGACCGTACCGAGCTGGACCGGCTGGCCGGCGAGCTCGACGGCGCCCGCACCCTCACGCGGGGGCTGCGCGCGCAGAGCCACGAGTTCGCCAACCGCATCCACACCGTTGCCGGCATGCTGGAGCTGGGCGCCTACGACGACGCGCGGTCCTACCTCGACGGGCTCTCGGCCGCGCACGCGCGCACCAGTACCGGCATCGCCGAACGCATCAGCGACCCCGCGCTGGCGGCGCTGGTGCTGGCGAAGTCGGCCCAGGCGGCCGAGCGCGGCGCCGAACTGCGGCTGTCGCCGCTGACCCGGATCGCCGAGCCGCTGCCGACCGAACTGCGCTCGGACCTGCTGCTGGTCGTGGGCAACCTGGCCGACAACGCGCTGGAGTCGGTGGCCGGCGCCGGGCCGCGGGGCTGGGTGGAGCTGATGGTGCTGCGCCACCCGGCCGGCGAGGAGCTGCCGCACGACCTGGTGGAGGTGCGAATCGTGGACTCCGGGCCGGGGGTCGATCCGGCGATGACCGCCGAGATCTTCGCGTTCGGCTTCACCACGAAGGTGGCGCGCGACGGCGGATCGCGCGGTCTCGGGCTGGCCCTGGTCCGCCAGACCTGCGAGAGCAGAGGGGGCGAGGTGTGGGTGGAGAGCCCGGACGGCTCGGACGCCCCCGACGCCGCCGAGTTCTCCGCGTTCACCGCCTATCTGCCGGTCGTCGAGACGGCGGCGGGGGCCGGGGCGGGGGCGCGATGA
- a CDS encoding Uma2 family endonuclease: MSIAAIENDSSWDVLLRAWEELGVPDGWRAEIIGEGITLVPPPKGGHNEIVACIQDQLHEVKARGGVGLPRCGIYNNTDVRIPLLGQLYIPDLVILPRPLTKRGEEHSAEDALIVVEVTSKRNADTDRKAKRWGYAHGPVPLYLLADRWDEEGPTVTLFSEPEGGTYRTIKRVPFGEAVTVPEPFGFELDTSEFPTDE, translated from the coding sequence ATGAGCATTGCTGCGATCGAGAACGATTCCAGTTGGGACGTCCTGCTGCGCGCCTGGGAAGAGCTGGGCGTGCCCGATGGTTGGCGGGCCGAGATCATCGGAGAGGGAATCACTCTGGTGCCTCCGCCCAAAGGCGGCCACAACGAGATCGTGGCGTGCATACAGGACCAGTTGCACGAGGTGAAGGCGCGGGGAGGAGTTGGTCTGCCCCGCTGCGGGATCTACAACAACACGGACGTCCGGATCCCGTTGCTCGGTCAGCTTTACATCCCTGATCTGGTCATACTTCCAAGGCCTCTGACCAAACGCGGTGAGGAGCACTCAGCGGAGGACGCGCTCATCGTCGTCGAGGTCACGTCCAAACGCAATGCCGACACCGACCGCAAAGCCAAACGCTGGGGCTACGCGCACGGCCCCGTGCCCCTCTACCTGCTCGCCGACCGCTGGGACGAGGAAGGGCCGACCGTCACTCTGTTCTCCGAACCGGAGGGCGGTACGTACCGGACCATCAAGCGGGTCCCCTTCGGGGAGGCCGTCACCGTGCCCGAACCGTTCGGCTTCGAGCTCGACACCTCGGAGTTTCCCACGGACGAATGA
- a CDS encoding HD domain-containing protein has product MGMSPTRPDLSDAWRSLAGSGSEAAAVGAELLARWAEPHRRYHTLDHLRAVLAAVDELADAAADAATVRYAAWFHDAVYQGEPGTDEERSARLAERLLPRCGLTARRALEVARLVRVTAGHTPEPGDADAEVLCDADLAVLGRAPEDYAAYAEAVREEYAHVGDADFRAGRAAVLRGLLDRPALYRTPSARARWEERARANLTAELARSAPSDEDAPHLAPS; this is encoded by the coding sequence ATGGGGATGTCGCCGACGCGGCCGGATCTGTCCGATGCCTGGCGGAGCCTCGCGGGCTCCGGGAGCGAGGCCGCGGCCGTGGGGGCGGAGCTGCTGGCCCGCTGGGCCGAGCCGCACCGCAGGTACCACACGCTCGACCACCTGCGCGCGGTGCTCGCCGCGGTCGACGAGCTGGCCGACGCCGCGGCCGACGCCGCGACGGTGCGCTACGCCGCATGGTTCCACGACGCGGTGTACCAGGGCGAGCCCGGCACCGACGAGGAGCGCAGCGCCCGGCTCGCCGAACGGCTGCTGCCGCGCTGCGGGCTGACCGCGCGGCGGGCGCTGGAGGTCGCCCGCCTGGTGCGCGTCACCGCGGGGCACACCCCCGAGCCCGGTGACGCCGATGCCGAGGTGCTGTGCGACGCCGACCTCGCCGTTCTGGGCCGTGCCCCCGAAGACTACGCCGCCTACGCCGAGGCGGTCCGGGAGGAGTACGCCCACGTCGGGGACGCGGACTTCCGGGCCGGCCGGGCCGCGGTGCTGCGGGGCCTGCTCGACCGGCCCGCGCTCTACCGCACGCCGTCGGCGCGCGCCCGCTGGGAGGAGCGGGCCCGCGCCAACCTCACGGCCGAGCTGGCCCGGTCGGCCCCCTCAGACGAGGATGCGCCCCACCTTGCGCCGTCGTAG
- a CDS encoding ATP-binding cassette domain-containing protein, whose translation MIHTQGLTRHFRVEGRTVEAVRGLDIDVEAGELVAFLGPNGAGKSTALRMLTTLLAPTSGTATVAGRDVRADPVGVRRRIGYVGQGHGAGTDQRVRDELRTQGRCQGLGRAQARTRADELIESLELAAVADRVTERLSGGQRRRLDVAMGLIHRPRLLFLDEPSTGLDPHSRANLWDHIARLRAEHGTTIFLTTHYLDEADTVAGRVSVIDHGRVIADGTPDKLKGKVSGDLVTVATDTERAAGLAAEVARRLPTAHGVTVEGAALSLRADRGDAALPELLRALDGAGVRLLTAQVQRPTLDDVFLTLTGRSLREGAE comes from the coding sequence ATGATCCACACTCAGGGACTGACCCGCCACTTCCGGGTCGAGGGCAGGACCGTGGAGGCCGTGCGCGGCCTCGACATCGACGTCGAGGCCGGTGAGCTGGTGGCCTTCCTCGGTCCCAACGGCGCGGGGAAGTCCACCGCTCTGCGCATGCTCACCACGCTGCTCGCGCCCACCTCCGGCACCGCGACCGTGGCGGGCCGCGACGTGCGCGCGGACCCGGTGGGCGTGCGCCGCCGCATCGGCTACGTCGGCCAGGGGCACGGAGCAGGAACCGACCAGCGCGTGCGCGACGAGCTGCGCACCCAGGGACGCTGCCAAGGGCTGGGCCGCGCACAGGCGCGGACGCGCGCCGACGAGCTCATCGAGTCGCTGGAGCTGGCCGCCGTCGCCGACCGGGTGACCGAGAGGCTCTCCGGTGGCCAGCGGCGCCGCCTCGACGTCGCCATGGGGCTCATCCACCGCCCGCGGCTGCTGTTCCTGGACGAGCCCTCCACCGGCCTGGACCCGCACAGCCGCGCCAACCTGTGGGACCACATCGCCCGGCTGCGCGCGGAGCACGGCACCACGATCTTCCTCACCACGCACTACCTCGACGAGGCGGACACGGTGGCCGGGCGGGTATCCGTCATCGACCACGGCCGGGTCATCGCCGACGGCACGCCCGACAAGCTCAAGGGCAAGGTCTCCGGCGACCTCGTCACGGTCGCCACCGACACCGAGCGGGCCGCCGGGCTCGCCGCCGAGGTGGCGCGGCGGCTGCCCACGGCACACGGGGTCACCGTGGAGGGGGCGGCGCTGAGCCTGCGCGCGGACCGGGGCGACGCGGCCCTGCCCGAGCTGCTGCGCGCCCTCGACGGCGCCGGGGTGCGGCTGCTGACCGCCCAGGTGCAGCGCCCCACGCTCGACGACGTCTTCCTCACCCTGACCGGCCGCAGCCTGCGCGAAGGCGCCGAGTAG
- a CDS encoding response regulator, which yields MIRVLIVDDDARVAHNHRELVESLTGFTVVDVAHTAAAALAGVERDRPDLVLLDLYLPDDSGISVLRALRAQAGPATADPVDVLVITAVRDIEQVRAALHGGAVHYLLKPFPLTALRDQLERYAAARRRLTRVEEATQSDVDRLFGLMRPVSPQSLPKGLTPATAELVADTLRAAESDLSAAEVGERTGVARVTARRYLEHLCADGRAELRMRYGSTGRPEHRYRWVR from the coding sequence ATGATCCGGGTACTGATCGTCGACGACGACGCGCGGGTGGCGCACAACCACCGCGAACTCGTGGAGTCGCTGACCGGGTTCACCGTGGTCGACGTCGCCCACACGGCGGCGGCCGCGCTGGCGGGCGTCGAACGGGACCGGCCCGACCTGGTGCTGCTGGACCTCTACCTGCCCGACGACTCCGGGATCTCGGTGCTGCGCGCGCTGCGCGCGCAGGCCGGCCCGGCCACGGCGGACCCGGTGGACGTGCTGGTCATCACGGCGGTGCGCGACATCGAGCAGGTGCGCGCCGCGCTGCACGGCGGGGCGGTGCACTACCTGCTCAAGCCCTTCCCCCTGACGGCGCTGCGCGACCAACTGGAGCGCTACGCCGCGGCCCGCCGACGGCTGACCCGGGTCGAGGAGGCCACCCAGAGCGACGTCGACCGGCTGTTCGGGCTGATGCGCCCGGTCTCCCCGCAGTCCCTGCCCAAGGGGCTGACCCCGGCGACGGCCGAGCTCGTGGCCGACACGCTGCGCGCCGCCGAGTCCGACCTGTCGGCCGCCGAGGTCGGCGAGCGCACCGGCGTGGCCCGGGTGACGGCGCGGCGCTACCTGGAGCACCTGTGCGCCGACGGCCGCGCCGAGCTGCGGATGCGCTACGGCTCCACCGGCCGCCCCGAACACCGCTACCGCTGGGTGCGGTGA
- a CDS encoding ABC transporter permease gives MNVLRDTGIVFVRQMRPTLRNPVAVIVFGMLQPVLYLALFGPLLSGMPGPSGAASWEWFVPGIVVMLGLFGTAFAGFGLLPELRSGAHERLLATSVSRVALLLGRVSRDVVVLLVQAVLVIAVVTALGLRVSPLGVAAGLLLLAVLGIGLGILSYVMAMLLRQEYLFAGLLQTVIMPLILLSGVLLPMDMAPGWLSTISRANPISHVVDAERALFAGDLTEPAVLVGTGVAVAIALIAVVLGTRSMRRVSA, from the coding sequence ATGAACGTCCTGCGCGACACCGGGATCGTCTTCGTCCGGCAGATGCGGCCCACCCTGCGCAACCCCGTCGCCGTCATCGTCTTCGGCATGCTGCAGCCCGTGCTCTACCTCGCCCTGTTCGGACCCCTGCTCTCGGGGATGCCGGGCCCCTCCGGGGCGGCCTCCTGGGAGTGGTTCGTGCCCGGGATCGTGGTCATGCTCGGCCTGTTCGGCACCGCGTTCGCCGGTTTCGGCCTGCTGCCCGAGCTGCGCTCCGGCGCGCACGAGCGGCTGCTGGCCACATCGGTGAGCCGGGTGGCGCTGCTGCTCGGCAGGGTGTCCCGCGACGTCGTCGTACTGCTGGTCCAGGCCGTCCTGGTCATCGCGGTGGTCACCGCCCTGGGGCTGCGGGTCTCCCCGCTGGGCGTGGCGGCCGGGCTGCTGCTCCTCGCCGTCCTCGGCATCGGGTTGGGCATCCTGTCCTACGTGATGGCGATGCTGCTCAGGCAGGAGTACCTCTTCGCCGGGCTGCTGCAGACGGTGATCATGCCGCTGATCCTGCTGTCCGGCGTGCTGCTGCCCATGGACATGGCGCCCGGCTGGCTCTCCACGATTTCCCGGGCCAACCCGATCAGCCACGTCGTCGACGCCGAGCGCGCCCTGTTCGCCGGCGACCTCACCGAGCCGGCCGTCCTGGTCGGAACCGGCGTGGCGGTCGCGATCGCGCTCATCGCCGTCGTCCTGGGCACCCGATCGATGCGCAGGGTGAGCGCCTGA